In Stomoxys calcitrans chromosome 2, idStoCalc2.1, whole genome shotgun sequence, the following proteins share a genomic window:
- the LOC131994843 gene encoding myb-like protein P encodes MKCVTSSRNLSLTNKVTKNKNRSNSHATNSLLTNAANMKITKAIVNSKQINKNKQKGLATATASASGNLAAFSYPKQDSASCSTAAMQDLANVKESANLVGQGKKESFNPTTQNAPARNSLSGLLTATTNTATVQKETDYHTKEQRSPTILGQSITHNPTITTNATAEFQCSAGTQQTREPNNTPLSNSSVNYQQQQQQAQAQASNNNTTTNCNEFLRSAMNLNLSSLAAKTPQLISVVNEQSNQTVINITATNTNTNANAKTTTTTTPPTTKQNEDNENIILAKANNSKSHEVTTTATTINNKTTITAATTITANLDHQQTQGKADHYQTPPLLLPPQPPPPPQQQTPQIKSLENSLKRNVESSTTTTTTKSLINQSANINNHNKSVEPNISDNNENNKTVINSHDNLTLQTSDQTQHSHQPPTETNTPQNYRGLNNSVIIANFNNSSQAQTSGLAAFTQNSSIATNTNAIANSLYNQNSFVASGDPNLNLAVIGNNSEHQQQQQHQASPHSQVQLQVPPQEQQQTAAQHHSPHLTQHQQHQLAFILV; translated from the exons atgaAATGTGTTACCTCCTCTCGCAATTTGTCTTTAACAAATAAagtgacaaaaaataaaaatcgctcCAATTCGCATGCCACCAATTCCTTATTGACAAATGCAGCCAATATGAAAATAACCAAGGCCATAGTAAAttccaaacaaataaataaaaacaaacaaaaaggatTAGCCACAGCAACTGCCAGTGCCAGTGGTAACTTAGCTGCTTTTTcttaccccaaacaggactccgCCTCCTGCTCCACGGCTGCTATGCAAGATTTGGCTAATGTCAAAGAATCTGCAAACTTAGTGGGCCAAGGGAAAAAAGAGAGTTTTAACCCCACGACACAAAATGCTCCTGCCAGAAACTCTTTGTCTGGCCTgttaacagcaacaacaaatacaGCAACGGTGCAGAAAGAGACAGACTACCATACAAAAGAGCAAAGATCACCTACCATACTCGGGCAAAGTATAACACACAacccaacaataacaacaaacgcAACTGCAGAGTTCCAGTGTTCAGCAGGGACTCAACAAACAAGAGAGCCAAATAACACACCACTCTCCAATAGCAGTGTAaattaccaacaacaacaacaacaagcacagGCACAGGCTAGCAATAACAACACAACTACGAACTGCAATGAGTTTTTAAGGTCTGCTATGAATTTGAATTTATCGTCTTTGGCAGCGAAAACACCACAGCTCATATCAGTTGTCAACGAACAATCAAACCAAACAGTGATCAACATAACAGCGACCAACACGAACACGAATGCGAATGCAAAGACGACAACAACGACAACGCCACCAACGACGAAGCAAAACGAAGACAACGAAAATATCATCCTAGCCAAAGCCAACAATAGCAAAAGCCACGAAGTGACGACTACTGCGACAACAATTAACAATAAGACCACAATAACGGCGGCTACAACGATAACCGCAAATTTAGATCATCAGCAAACGCAAGGGAAAGCCGATCATTATCAGACGCCGCCATTGTTGCTGCCGCCAcagccgccgccgccgccgcagCAACAAACGCCACAAA TAAAGTCTTtggaaaattctttgaaaagaaATGTCGAAagttctacaacaacaacaacaacaaagtcatTGATAAATCAAAGTGCTAACATCAATAATCACAATAAAAGTGTTGAGCCAAATATCAGTgataataatgaaaataataaaacagtGATAAATAGT CATGACAATTTGACTCTGCAAACCTCAGATCAAACACAACACTCTCATCAACCTCCCACTGAAACAAATACACCACAAAATTATCGCGGTTTAAATAACTCGGTGATCATAGCCAATTTCAATAACAGTTCTCAGGCTCAGACATCCGGCTTAGCTGCCTTTACTCAAAATTCAAGCATTGCGACCAATACAAATGCCATTGCCAATTCGTTATACAATCAGAATTCTTTTGTTGCCAGTGGTGATCCCAATCTAAATCTGGCGGTTATAGGTAACAACAGTgaacatcagcagcagcaacaacaccagGCATCACCCCATTCTCAAGTGCAATTGCAAGTGCCTCCACAGGAACAGCAACAAACAGCAGCCCAACATCACTCACCTCACCTTActcaacatcaacaacatcaaTTGGCCT TCATCCTGGTGTAG